The following coding sequences are from one Candidatus Nanopelagicus hibericus window:
- a CDS encoding fumarylacetoacetate hydrolase family protein, with amino-acid sequence MRIARLGQFGKEKPAVLVSDTEVVFVDDLVADFNRVELENGAIAKLEKADLSKRSKVKIADYRIGSPVARPTKVICVGLNYAKHAIESGMTPPPEPVIFMKAPDTVIGPNDDVAVPPNSTKTDYEVELCVVIGKNALYLNSPEQAAEYILGYTISQDVSERHWQVERSGQWVKGKSFPTFNPMGPWIVTQDELAKNNLSADNLNLSCTVDGEVRQNSSTNDLIFGINHCVWYISQFMELKAGDVINTGTPEGVGMGFKPEKFLKGGENIITTIEGIGTIKNKVINFK; translated from the coding sequence ATGAGAATCGCACGCCTAGGTCAGTTTGGTAAGGAAAAGCCAGCAGTACTTGTCTCAGATACTGAGGTGGTATTTGTTGATGACTTAGTTGCAGATTTCAATCGAGTTGAGTTAGAGAATGGCGCAATCGCAAAGCTTGAAAAAGCAGATTTAAGTAAGCGAAGTAAGGTAAAGATTGCAGATTATAGAATTGGCTCTCCTGTTGCCCGCCCAACCAAAGTCATTTGTGTTGGCTTAAATTACGCAAAACATGCAATTGAATCTGGAATGACTCCTCCGCCTGAGCCAGTTATTTTCATGAAGGCACCCGACACAGTAATTGGCCCTAATGATGATGTTGCAGTGCCACCTAATTCAACTAAAACTGATTATGAGGTTGAGTTGTGTGTGGTTATCGGAAAAAATGCGCTTTACTTGAATTCTCCTGAACAAGCAGCGGAGTACATTCTTGGATACACAATCTCACAAGATGTGTCTGAGCGTCACTGGCAGGTGGAACGCAGTGGCCAATGGGTGAAGGGTAAATCTTTTCCAACATTTAATCCTATGGGTCCGTGGATTGTAACCCAAGATGAGCTTGCAAAAAATAATCTATCGGCAGACAACCTAAACCTCTCATGCACTGTTGATGGTGAGGTAAGACAAAATTCAAGTACAAATGATTTGATCTTCGGTATTAATCATTGCGTTTGGTATATCTCACAATTTATGGAGTTAAAAGCAGGAGATGTAATAAACACTGGAACACCGGAGGGTGTGGGTATGGGATTTAAACCTGAGAAATTCCTAAAAGGTGGGGAAAATATCATCACTACTATTGAAGGAATCGGAACTATTAAGAATAAGGTTATAAATTTTAAGTAA
- a CDS encoding aldehyde dehydrogenase (NADP(+)): MSKTFTAVNPATGQSVGSAITEWDFDLTSAAIKSAEKVKSKLAGTNPTQRAALLNAIANEIEAQKEKLAEISHLETALPMARVSGEVMRTVIQIRAFAELVKTGAHLLPIIDLADLNYLPVARPDLRKSQQPLGVVAIFAASNFPLAFSVAGGDTASALAAGCPVVVKAHPSHPNTCQMVYEAVIKAITSQGLPKEIFTLVQGVNPEITHWLAKAPEITAVGFTGSGLVGKLLIKLSQEREVPIPVYAEMGSLNPVFFTPTSLVEKSEELAKAAMDSALLASGQFCTKPGIIVVPNDSLGDKFIEQVEAYISGQKVGPLLNKGIASRFIEAISSISKAKAVRVITGVNNPEGFGVTPSIFVVDWKDVNNHDDLLEEHFGPTSVIIRAPFDQFLTVAKAMSGQLASAIHAGSNEDVTALVNQLSQLAGRLIWNGFPTSVSVTAAQNHGGQWPASSSHTTSVGLDALYRFVRPVVYQNFPDKQLPAELQNGNPYGIERVINGERSNKVIN, from the coding sequence ATGAGCAAGACATTTACCGCAGTTAATCCAGCAACAGGCCAATCTGTTGGATCTGCGATCACGGAGTGGGATTTTGACCTAACCAGCGCCGCCATTAAATCTGCTGAAAAAGTTAAGTCAAAATTGGCTGGAACAAATCCAACCCAAAGAGCCGCCTTATTAAATGCGATCGCAAATGAAATTGAAGCGCAAAAAGAAAAACTAGCTGAAATATCACACTTGGAAACAGCGTTGCCAATGGCTCGAGTAAGCGGAGAGGTAATGCGCACAGTCATCCAGATACGCGCATTCGCAGAGCTGGTAAAAACTGGCGCACACCTATTGCCGATTATTGATTTGGCAGATCTAAATTATCTGCCAGTTGCAAGACCCGATCTACGCAAATCTCAACAACCACTCGGAGTTGTTGCGATTTTTGCAGCCTCTAATTTTCCACTTGCCTTCTCAGTTGCTGGCGGTGATACCGCATCCGCGTTGGCAGCTGGCTGCCCAGTTGTTGTAAAAGCACATCCATCACATCCAAATACCTGTCAAATGGTTTATGAAGCGGTCATTAAGGCGATTACTTCACAAGGATTACCTAAGGAGATATTTACTCTTGTGCAGGGAGTTAATCCTGAAATTACACATTGGTTGGCAAAAGCACCAGAAATCACTGCGGTTGGATTTACTGGATCTGGATTAGTTGGTAAATTATTAATTAAGTTGTCGCAAGAGCGAGAAGTCCCCATTCCTGTTTATGCCGAAATGGGATCATTAAATCCAGTATTTTTCACCCCCACATCTTTAGTTGAAAAGTCAGAGGAGTTGGCAAAGGCTGCAATGGATTCAGCCCTGCTTGCCTCTGGCCAGTTTTGCACTAAGCCTGGAATTATTGTGGTGCCAAATGACTCACTTGGCGATAAATTCATTGAACAAGTAGAAGCATATATCTCAGGACAAAAAGTTGGGCCATTATTAAATAAAGGTATTGCCAGCAGATTTATCGAAGCAATCAGTTCAATCAGCAAAGCTAAAGCAGTTCGGGTAATTACCGGAGTGAATAACCCTGAAGGATTTGGCGTGACTCCAAGTATTTTTGTAGTTGATTGGAAGGATGTTAATAACCATGATGATCTATTAGAGGAACATTTTGGGCCAACCTCAGTAATTATTCGAGCACCATTTGATCAATTCTTAACAGTTGCCAAGGCAATGAGTGGGCAATTAGCATCAGCTATTCATGCGGGCAGTAATGAAGATGTAACAGCCTTAGTGAATCAACTCTCTCAACTTGCCGGGCGCCTAATCTGGAATGGATTTCCTACCTCAGTCTCAGTCACAGCTGCCCAAAACCATGGTGGACAGTGGCCAGCTTCATCCAGTCATACCACCTCAGTTGGTTTAGATGCCTTATATCGTTTTGTTAGACCAGTGGTTTATCAAAATTTCCCAGATAAGCAATTACCTGCAGAGTTGCAAAATGGTAATCCATATGGAATTGAGCGAGTAATTAATGGAGAGCGAAGCAATAAAGTAATTAATTAA
- a CDS encoding ABC transporter ATP-binding protein, whose product MSNAPAIEIRGLVKNYGSKAAVAGIDLQVENGEIFALLGPNGAGKTTTVEILEGYRNATSGEVRVLGFDPATKGDSGQRWRNRIGIVLQSTSDAADLSVLETISHFANYYEKPRDVNQVISEVGLEEKINAKVRELSGGQRRRLDVALGIIGSPELIFLDEPTTGFDPEARRSFWELIKLLKSEGSTILLTTHYLDEAQALADRVGVINNGKIIEIATPQTLGGRNNAPAKVCWLEDGVSKEILSKDPTAEVAKLSQRFNGQIPELEVLRPNLEEIYLKMIGGLK is encoded by the coding sequence ATGAGTAATGCCCCAGCAATAGAGATACGTGGCCTAGTAAAGAATTACGGCAGCAAAGCTGCAGTTGCAGGGATTGACCTGCAAGTTGAAAATGGTGAGATCTTCGCACTCCTAGGACCAAACGGTGCTGGTAAAACAACAACCGTTGAAATCCTTGAGGGTTATCGAAATGCCACTTCTGGTGAAGTAAGAGTGTTGGGATTCGATCCAGCGACAAAGGGTGATTCAGGTCAAAGATGGCGAAATCGGATTGGTATTGTTTTGCAATCCACAAGTGATGCCGCAGATTTGAGTGTTTTAGAAACGATCTCACACTTTGCAAATTACTATGAAAAGCCTCGTGATGTTAACCAAGTAATTAGTGAAGTCGGCTTGGAAGAAAAAATTAATGCAAAAGTGCGTGAGCTGTCTGGAGGGCAACGTCGACGGCTAGATGTTGCTCTGGGGATTATTGGTTCTCCAGAATTAATCTTTTTAGATGAGCCAACTACTGGATTTGATCCTGAGGCGAGAAGATCATTTTGGGAGTTAATTAAACTTTTAAAATCTGAGGGCAGTACGATTTTGCTTACGACGCATTATTTGGATGAAGCTCAGGCACTTGCTGATCGCGTTGGTGTAATTAACAATGGAAAAATTATTGAAATTGCAACTCCACAAACCCTTGGGGGCCGCAATAATGCCCCAGCTAAAGTTTGTTGGTTAGAAGATGGTGTATCCAAAGAGATTTTAAGTAAGGACCCAACAGCAGAAGTAGCCAAATTAAGTCAGAGATTTAATGGCCAAATTCCCGAGCTAGAAGTTTTAAGACCCAATCTAGAGGAGATTTATTTAAAAATGATTGGTGGGCTTAAATGA
- a CDS encoding ABC transporter permease, whose translation MNTINKSIRIGLLRSKLELKQFLRQRESVVFTLFFPVILLFIFGSVFQDTIAPGVTFSQYFVAGMVASGLVNTGFQQLAITIPMERDDGTLKRLRGTPMSVTSYFIGKALLVTILMIIQTVLLLFFGTVLFGLNLPTDMNSWWTFTWLIILGSACSTVLGIAFSVVPKTGRGASAVVSPIVIILQFFSGVFFVFTSLPTWMQQFAALFPLKWLTQGMRSVFLPDDFASQEVAGNWEIGRTALVLFIWLLVGLVLAIKTFKWSRE comes from the coding sequence ATGAATACGATTAATAAAAGCATAAGAATTGGGTTACTGCGCAGCAAATTAGAGTTAAAGCAATTCCTGCGCCAACGTGAGTCCGTAGTATTCACTTTATTTTTTCCAGTCATTCTGCTATTTATATTCGGTTCAGTCTTTCAAGACACTATTGCACCAGGGGTTACCTTTAGCCAATATTTTGTTGCTGGCATGGTTGCATCTGGCTTGGTAAATACTGGATTTCAACAACTGGCGATCACAATTCCCATGGAGAGAGATGACGGCACATTAAAAAGGTTGCGTGGTACGCCAATGTCAGTCACATCATATTTTATTGGTAAAGCTTTATTAGTTACCATTTTGATGATCATTCAAACCGTATTGCTATTGTTTTTCGGAACTGTACTTTTTGGTTTAAACCTGCCAACAGATATGAACTCATGGTGGACTTTTACATGGTTAATAATCCTGGGAAGTGCCTGCTCTACCGTCTTGGGAATTGCCTTTTCAGTTGTGCCAAAAACTGGCCGAGGTGCATCAGCGGTTGTTTCACCAATCGTAATAATTTTGCAATTCTTTAGTGGAGTGTTTTTTGTTTTCACCTCACTACCAACTTGGATGCAACAGTTTGCTGCGCTATTCCCGCTGAAATGGCTTACCCAAGGAATGCGATCAGTGTTTTTACCAGATGATTTTGCCTCCCAAGAGGTTGCAGGAAACTGGGAGATTGGTAGGACTGCCCTAGTTTTGTTCATCTGGTTACTAGTTGGATTAGTACTGGCCATAAAAACTTTTAAATGGAGTAGGGAGTAA
- a CDS encoding cob(I)yrinic acid a,c-diamide adenosyltransferase, producing the protein MVNLTRIYTKTGDDGTTSLGDMSRTSKNDPRLEAYATVDEANSSIGVVLAMGNLKDEEIKKLLIRVQNDLFDVGGDLCTPVVDKPEHEPLRVLESQVDYLEKQIDKFNENLTPLRSFVLPSGTPAAALMHVARTVTRRAERATWHAIHSFGSGVNPVTAKYLNRLSDLLFVLARYVNKEIGDQLWVPGANR; encoded by the coding sequence ATGGTGAACTTAACCCGGATCTATACAAAAACTGGCGATGATGGCACAACCTCACTTGGGGATATGAGTAGAACCTCAAAAAATGATCCACGCCTTGAGGCATATGCGACCGTAGATGAAGCAAACTCTTCAATAGGTGTCGTATTAGCCATGGGAAATCTAAAAGATGAAGAGATTAAAAAATTATTAATTCGAGTACAAAATGACCTATTTGATGTTGGCGGGGATCTATGTACACCAGTGGTCGATAAGCCCGAGCATGAGCCGCTTAGAGTTCTAGAGTCTCAGGTTGATTACCTTGAAAAACAAATTGATAAATTCAATGAAAATCTAACACCACTTAGATCATTTGTTTTGCCATCCGGAACTCCAGCTGCTGCCCTTATGCATGTGGCGCGAACAGTAACCCGACGAGCAGAACGCGCAACCTGGCATGCGATACATTCTTTTGGTAGCGGTGTTAATCCAGTAACTGCTAAATATTTAAATCGCTTATCAGATTTATTGTTTGTGTTGGCCCGCTATGTCAATAAAGAAATTGGTGATCAATTATGGGTCCCAGGAGCTAACCGCTAG
- the murA gene encoding UDP-N-acetylglucosamine 1-carboxyvinyltransferase: MERLRVVGGARLSGTVRVSGAKNSALKLMAATLLAPGKSTITNLPAIADVDYMAELLTRLGCKVEVDNHRHEVSIDVPEKLGHRADYDLVRKMRASINVLGPLIARELIAEVALPGGDAIGSRGLDYHINGLTDMGADINSEHGFVIAKAPNGLKGANITLEFPSVGATENIMTAATLARGTTTIENAAREPDVVDLGEFLISMGAKISGLGTHTIKIVGVKELNPATHATLADRIVSGTWAFAAAMTQGDITIENGRPDHLEMPLDKLVEAGAVITTTKNGFRVKMDKRPIAVDVATLPYPGFPTDLQPMVITLNAIADGTSLVTENVFEGRFMFVNELLRLGAKIQVDGHHAAITGIDQLSAAPVAATDIRAGAGLVLAALVSDGVTIIEDAFHIDRGYPDFPAQLQSLGADVSRV, encoded by the coding sequence ATGGAACGGTTGCGGGTAGTCGGAGGTGCCAGATTATCTGGCACAGTTCGAGTTTCTGGAGCAAAAAACTCGGCACTTAAATTAATGGCTGCCACACTACTCGCCCCCGGAAAATCTACAATCACTAATCTGCCAGCGATCGCAGATGTTGATTACATGGCTGAGTTACTCACTCGATTAGGTTGCAAAGTTGAGGTAGATAACCATCGCCATGAGGTCAGTATTGATGTACCAGAAAAATTGGGTCATCGAGCTGATTATGATTTAGTAAGAAAGATGCGAGCATCAATTAATGTTTTGGGTCCATTAATTGCTAGAGAGTTAATTGCTGAAGTGGCACTACCTGGTGGCGACGCAATTGGATCGCGTGGACTTGATTATCATATTAATGGCCTAACAGATATGGGCGCAGATATTAACTCTGAACATGGATTTGTTATTGCAAAAGCTCCAAATGGATTGAAGGGTGCAAATATAACTTTAGAGTTTCCAAGTGTTGGCGCTACTGAAAATATTATGACTGCCGCCACATTGGCTCGCGGAACAACCACTATTGAAAACGCTGCTCGTGAACCAGATGTAGTAGATCTGGGTGAATTTTTAATCTCTATGGGCGCAAAAATTTCCGGGCTTGGAACTCATACTATTAAAATTGTAGGTGTTAAAGAATTAAACCCAGCTACCCATGCAACTTTGGCAGATCGCATCGTCTCAGGGACCTGGGCATTTGCAGCTGCAATGACTCAAGGTGATATCACGATTGAAAACGGCCGCCCAGACCACCTGGAAATGCCATTAGATAAATTAGTTGAAGCTGGCGCAGTAATTACTACCACTAAAAATGGGTTTAGAGTAAAAATGGATAAGCGACCGATAGCAGTTGATGTAGCAACACTTCCCTATCCTGGATTTCCGACAGATCTTCAGCCAATGGTTATCACTTTAAATGCAATTGCTGATGGCACATCGTTAGTCACTGAAAATGTCTTCGAAGGTAGATTTATGTTTGTAAATGAACTACTTAGACTGGGAGCTAAGATCCAAGTTGATGGCCATCACGCAGCAATAACTGGAATTGATCAATTATCTGCAGCCCCCGTTGCTGCCACTGACATCAGAGCAGGTGCTGGCCTAGTGTTGGCTGCCCTTGTGAGTGATGGGGTGACTATTATTGAGGATGCATTCCATATTGATCGAGGATATCCAGATTTCCCAGCACAACTACAATCGTTAGGTGCAGATGTCAGCAGAGTTTAA
- the glpX gene encoding class II fructose-bisphosphatase codes for MSAEFNFPDRNLALELVRVTETAAVAASAWVGRGDKDAADGAAVAAMRKMINTVDMNGVIVIGEGEKDNAPMLHNGEEVGNGSGPNCDVAVDPIDGTTLTSNGLNGAVSVIALAPRGTMFDPKGAFYMNKIVTGAEAAAVIDITAPAGENVRKVAKAKGVDVSDITVIVLDRPRHADLLQELRKAGARIRLIRDGDVAAAIETTRIGTGIDILMGIGGTPEGVVTAAAMRALGGVIQGQLAPQSESEKSSAKAAGHDLSKIYTTNDLVASDDVFFSATGITDGELLRGVRHTAFGAISHSLVVRGRSKTVRIIETEHR; via the coding sequence ATGTCAGCAGAGTTTAATTTCCCAGACCGCAACTTAGCACTTGAATTAGTACGAGTTACTGAAACTGCAGCGGTCGCTGCCTCTGCTTGGGTTGGACGAGGCGATAAAGATGCAGCTGATGGTGCAGCAGTTGCGGCAATGCGTAAAATGATTAATACCGTTGATATGAACGGTGTGATTGTTATTGGTGAGGGTGAAAAAGATAACGCACCCATGTTGCATAATGGTGAAGAGGTCGGAAATGGTAGTGGACCAAATTGCGATGTTGCAGTTGATCCAATTGATGGCACAACATTAACTTCAAATGGCTTAAATGGCGCAGTTAGCGTAATCGCACTGGCTCCCCGCGGCACTATGTTTGATCCCAAGGGTGCTTTTTATATGAACAAAATTGTTACTGGGGCCGAAGCAGCAGCTGTTATTGATATTACTGCTCCAGCAGGTGAAAATGTCCGAAAGGTTGCAAAAGCAAAGGGAGTTGATGTAAGTGACATAACAGTCATAGTCTTGGATAGACCAAGACATGCTGATCTCTTGCAGGAGTTACGTAAAGCAGGGGCACGTATTAGATTAATTAGAGATGGCGATGTGGCAGCTGCAATAGAAACCACCCGAATCGGTACTGGAATTGATATTTTGATGGGTATTGGTGGCACACCTGAAGGAGTAGTAACCGCTGCTGCAATGCGCGCACTGGGCGGAGTAATTCAAGGTCAATTAGCACCGCAAAGTGAGAGTGAAAAATCATCAGCAAAAGCTGCTGGTCATGATCTTTCTAAGATTTATACAACTAATGATTTAGTTGCCTCTGATGATGTTTTCTTTTCCGCCACTGGAATTACAGATGGTGAGTTACTCAGGGGGGTCAGACACACCGCATTTGGTGCGATTAGCCATTCATTGGTAGTAAGAGGTCGTTCTAAAACTGTAAGAATTATTGAGACTGAGCACCGCTAA
- a CDS encoding F0F1 ATP synthase subunit epsilon: MLKVEVVTPEKRVWSGEATMVSARTLGGDLGILSDHAPLLGVLADGTVSIKAADGSVNDFVINGGFISVSKNRVSILGEAEAVKN; encoded by the coding sequence ATGTTAAAAGTTGAGGTAGTTACCCCAGAGAAGCGGGTGTGGAGCGGTGAAGCAACGATGGTTTCAGCCCGCACACTTGGAGGAGATCTTGGAATTCTCTCAGACCACGCACCACTTCTTGGGGTACTTGCCGATGGCACGGTTTCAATCAAAGCGGCTGATGGTTCGGTAAATGACTTTGTAATAAACGGCGGTTTTATTTCTGTTTCAAAAAATAGAGTTTCAATCTTAGGTGAAGCAGAAGCGGTTAAAAATTAG
- the atpD gene encoding F0F1 ATP synthase subunit beta: MSVKTATGRVARVIGPVVDIEFPADAMPAIFNALNIDVTLGGESKKLTLEVAQHIGDNLVRAISMQPTDGMVRGATVTDTGSAISVPVGDVTKGHVFNTLGESLDVPTSSLDIKERWPIHRTAPAFDQLESKTEMFETGIKVIDLLTPYVKGGKIGLFGGAGVGKTVLIQEMIYRVAENFGGVSVFAGVGERTREGNDLFLEMTETGVINKTALVFGQMDEPPGTRLRVALSALTMAEYFRDVQKQDVLLFIDNIFRFTQAGSEVSTLLGRMPSAVGYQPTLADEMGQLQERITSTRGHSITSMQAIYVPADDITDPAPHTTFAHLDATTVLSRPISELGIYPAVDPLDSTSRILDPRYIGEHHFRVANRIKQILQRYKDLQDIIAILGIDELSEEDRILVGRARRIQRFLSQNTFVAKVFTGLDGSFVPLTETIAAFEALADGKYDHVPEQAFFMCGGLDDVERKAAELAKS, encoded by the coding sequence ATGTCAGTTAAAACAGCAACCGGAAGAGTTGCCCGAGTAATTGGACCGGTAGTGGATATTGAATTTCCCGCCGATGCAATGCCGGCCATATTTAACGCACTAAATATTGATGTCACCTTGGGGGGTGAGAGTAAGAAGTTAACACTCGAAGTCGCCCAACATATTGGCGACAACTTAGTCCGTGCGATCTCTATGCAACCAACTGACGGCATGGTTCGTGGTGCAACTGTTACCGACACTGGAAGTGCGATCTCAGTTCCAGTTGGAGATGTAACAAAAGGACATGTATTTAATACCTTGGGTGAATCTTTAGATGTGCCGACCTCTTCATTAGATATTAAAGAGCGCTGGCCAATCCACCGGACCGCTCCAGCATTTGATCAACTTGAATCAAAAACTGAGATGTTTGAAACCGGAATTAAAGTTATTGATCTACTTACTCCTTATGTAAAGGGCGGAAAGATTGGATTATTTGGTGGCGCTGGTGTTGGTAAGACTGTGCTTATTCAAGAGATGATTTATCGCGTAGCAGAAAACTTTGGTGGTGTTTCTGTGTTCGCAGGAGTTGGTGAGCGTACTCGTGAGGGTAATGACTTATTCCTAGAAATGACTGAAACTGGTGTTATTAATAAAACCGCCTTGGTCTTTGGGCAAATGGATGAGCCACCTGGCACCCGTCTTCGGGTTGCACTATCTGCTTTAACAATGGCTGAGTACTTCCGTGATGTGCAGAAGCAGGATGTGTTGTTGTTCATCGACAATATTTTCCGCTTTACTCAAGCAGGTTCTGAGGTATCAACTCTCCTTGGTCGTATGCCATCAGCAGTTGGTTACCAACCAACACTTGCTGATGAGATGGGTCAGTTGCAGGAGCGAATTACCTCTACTCGTGGTCACTCAATTACCTCGATGCAGGCGATTTATGTGCCAGCAGATGACATCACCGATCCAGCACCACACACAACCTTTGCTCACTTAGATGCAACCACAGTGTTGTCTCGTCCGATCTCTGAGCTTGGTATTTATCCTGCGGTAGATCCACTTGATTCAACCTCTCGTATTTTGGATCCTCGTTATATTGGTGAGCACCATTTCCGAGTTGCAAACCGAATTAAGCAAATTCTGCAACGCTACAAAGATTTGCAAGACATCATTGCAATCTTAGGTATTGATGAACTTTCTGAAGAGGATCGCATCCTGGTAGGAAGAGCTCGTCGTATTCAACGATTCTTGTCACAAAATACTTTCGTGGCAAAGGTCTTCACCGGTCTCGATGGTTCTTTTGTGCCGCTGACAGAAACAATCGCAGCGTTTGAAGCGCTCGCTGATGGTAAGTATGACCATGTACCTGAGCAGGCATTTTTCATGTGCGGAGGTCTTGATGATGTTGAACGCAAGGCAGCAGAGTTGGCTAAGTCCTAA
- a CDS encoding F0F1 ATP synthase subunit gamma has product MGAQLRIYRRRMRSVKATKKITKAMELISASRIVKAQQKVAASSPYANELTRAVSAVASLSSTNHPLTTASANPKRAAVLIITADRGMAGAYSNAAIKEGDQLIALLQSRGLEVNPYLVGRKGINFYKFRNRKITASWSGFSDNPTYAKAKEVSDALISAFIADAQTDANGVDELHIIYTEFKSMITQTPDAKRMLPLEVVESTGPAVILPMYEFEPNAGEVLNALLPRYIQARVFNAMLQSAASEHAARRRAMKSATDNADELIKSLTRLANAARQAEITQEISEIVGGADALASASAGSE; this is encoded by the coding sequence ATGGGTGCCCAACTTCGTATTTATCGCCGCCGTATGCGGTCGGTAAAGGCGACTAAGAAGATAACCAAGGCGATGGAGTTAATCTCTGCTTCTCGCATTGTGAAGGCGCAACAAAAAGTTGCCGCCTCATCTCCTTATGCCAACGAGTTAACTCGGGCTGTCTCAGCTGTTGCATCCTTATCAAGTACCAACCATCCATTAACAACTGCTTCGGCAAATCCAAAACGTGCTGCAGTGCTGATAATTACTGCAGATCGAGGTATGGCAGGTGCCTACTCAAATGCTGCAATTAAAGAGGGTGATCAATTGATCGCGCTCTTGCAATCTAGAGGCCTAGAGGTAAATCCATATTTGGTAGGACGAAAAGGAATTAACTTCTATAAGTTTAGAAATCGAAAGATTACTGCTTCTTGGAGTGGATTCTCCGATAACCCAACATATGCCAAAGCCAAAGAGGTATCAGATGCGTTAATCAGTGCATTTATTGCAGATGCACAAACTGATGCAAATGGCGTTGATGAATTACATATTATTTATACTGAGTTTAAATCAATGATTACCCAAACCCCAGATGCTAAGCGAATGCTGCCACTTGAGGTGGTTGAATCAACGGGGCCGGCAGTAATTTTGCCGATGTATGAATTCGAACCTAATGCTGGTGAGGTGCTTAATGCATTACTACCTCGCTATATTCAGGCTCGAGTATTTAACGCGATGCTTCAATCTGCAGCTAGTGAGCATGCAGCCAGGCGTCGTGCTATGAAATCAGCAACTGATAATGCTGATGAATTAATAAAGTCGTTAACTCGACTTGCAAATGCGGCTCGTCAGGCCGAAATTACCCAAGAGATCAGTGAAATCGTCGGCGGCGCAGATGCGCTCGCCTCAGCTAGCGCAGGGAGCGAATAA